The DNA region gacaaggctgtTTTGACGCGTGGGGCAGTTGATACGGTCAATGCTTGGAAAGTGTATAGCCGAGGGAATAAGGGAGTTGTTTGACCAAGGGAGAAAAATAAGGAGGCAAGCGAAACTGAAGCAGAGGATTAGTTTGAGCAATCCAAGGAAGAATCTGCAGTTCCTATTTTAGTTCCTATTTTATTGTAATTCAATTATTCTGTTATTTCACAGTCTATAAATATATGTACGCTAGGGAGAATAAGATATCTCTTAGGTGATAATTTATTTGGACGAATTTGTCGTAGGCCTCCGTAAGGATTGTTATTTCCGTTCTCTGCATTCCAGAATTAAAAGTGTGTTCTTTCCTCTGCTATCCATAGTTGAGCGTGTGTGGGTGTGAGTTTGTATTTAAGTGAGTACAACTCGTGCTCCATCCATTCAATTAGCCTTTCTCTCCTATTAGCATCATGAGGAGGAAGAAGTTTGTGCTGCTGTTGGATGATGTTTGGGAAGGTCTTGATCTTGAAAAGATTGGGATTCATGCACCTAGTAAGGACAACGGGAGCAAGGTGGTTTTCACAACGCATTCCATGGAGGTCTGCAGCGACATGGATACCGACTGCAAGCTGAAGGTGGAGTTTCTCAATGAGGAGGAATCATGAGAGCTATTCCAGCAGAAAGTTGGAGAATCTGCTGAGATAGTTAACTCACACTTGATATTGCCTCATGCCAAGACCATGGTTAGGAAATGAGGAGGTCTTCCACTTGCTCTGGTGACCACATGGAGGGCGATGGCGAACAAGAGGAGTGAGCATGAATGGAGATATGCAGTGGAGATCCTACACAAGACCCCTTCACAAGTTCGAGGCATGGAGGATgttttcaatcttctcaagttCGGATATGATAATCTTGGCAGCGATAATCTGAGGTCATGTCTGTCGTATTGCTCGCTGTTCCCTGAAGACTATGAGATTGAGAAAGAGCAGCTTATTGAGTCCTGGGCAGGGGAAGGCTTCTTGGGAAATGGCAGTAACCTGCACATAATGGGGCATGCCATTATTGGATCACTGAAAGTTGCATGCTTCTTGGAGACTGGAGAAGATCCGTCACGAGTCAAGCTACACGATGTGGTGAGGAGTTTCCTGCTGTGGATTGTGCCTGAGCAACGGTTCATAATGCAGGCGAGCCAAGGCCTGACAGAGGCGCCGTGTGGGGAGAGATGGGAACAAGCTGAGAGAATCTCTTTGATGGATAATCAGATCACAAAATTGTCTCAATCACCTCATTGTCCCAATCTTTCAACATTGCTGTTCCACTGGAACAATGGGTTGAGCAAATTCTGTGATGGTTTCTTCCAAAACATGCCAGCTCTCAAGGTTTTAGACTTATCCTTCACCAACATCAAAGAGCTTCCTCCGAGCATCTGCAGATTAGCCGCGATTCACCATCTTGATCTATCAGGAACTAAGCTAACCACACTGCCTAGAGAGCTTGGGTCTCTCACAAATTTAAGGCACTTGAATTTGCAGAGAAATCAATATCTTAGAACAATTCCACGCGAAGCAATATATGGCTGTCTCAGCTGAGAGTCTTGAATTTCTACTACAGATACCATGGTTGGGGGATGCAAACCACCGCTACCGCTGCCGATGCTAGTGAGCTAAGGCTTGCTGACTTGGAACGCCTGAGCAGCCTCGACTCTCTTGGGTTCACTGCAACCTCCTTCTCTGATCTCCACAATGTGTCGCGCAGCAGATTCTTGCGTGGATGCATACACTACTTGCACATCAAGGAGTGTGAAGGCCTGCATCAACTGCCATTGTCATCATATGCAGGAGACGATGATCAACTATGAAGGTTTAGCATCAACAACTGCATGGACCTCAGGTACTTGACCATCAACGAGGCTGCAGGTGAGAACTGGCTCCTTAACCTAGAGATCTTGGCTCTTAATGGCCTTCCCAGCCTCACCACGATATGGAACAACGCAGTTAATGCGACATGTCTACTAAACCTCAGATGCATCAACATTTGGTACTGCGAAACGCTGAAGGATGTTTCTTGGATATTGAGGCTGCCAAAGCTCGAGGTGGTTTACATATTTTACTGCAAAGAGATGGAACAAGTGATAAGAGAAGAGGATGTAGAAGAGGAAGATTACTCGAATGTGTTTTCAAAGTTGAGGATTATGTCCATAAGAGATGCACCTAAGTTGAGAAGCCTCTGTAACAAGGCTATGATCTTTCCTTGTCTGAAGAGGATTGCTATCATAGATTGTCCAAAGCTGATGAAACTTCCACTCAAAGCACACAATGTTTCGGCAATGCCAACAGTTTACTGCAGCAAAGAATGGTGGAGTAATTTGGTGTGGGATGACACTGATACCCAAGATACCTGCTACCCCTACTTCATGGAAGCATGAGAATGTCCAAACTTGTTCCTCTCTTCCAATAGTTCCAAAGCCCAAAAAAAAACCTGCGAACTGATCATCTAACCCATTGCAGACTGATGAGCAGAGTTAGTccaactttttatttattttgcatattGATGAGTAGAACTTGTCCAAACTTAATAGTTAAGCAAATTATTAACTGTTCAAGAATTTCAAGCATCCATCTATGTCAGAGCTGGAAACAATCTGGCTGAAGCTGAACAGTCGCTAATGGTGATGTGAATAACTCAATTTTTCTCAGATTATAGCATGAAACATTGACAGAATCAAATCAGCTAACAATTCATTTTCAATCACAAAACAATGCTGAAGCTAAGTTATCAATTCAACATAAATTGATTTGGCAACAACAATAAACTCAAAATCCACACACTAAATCAAAGTGCCACTATTTTCAGACAAGGTTTCTGCAATTATTAATGTGAAGCAAATAAGGAAGAACAAACGAAAGCAATAGCTAATGCTAGAAATATTCGGGAATATAATAAAGTACATTTACATGTACAGAATACATAACTCCTGCAATATAGTTCTATAAGGAAGGAATCAACCTTATAACTCTATAAGACATTAGGACTTTGGCTCCATAAATGAATTCTGAATGGAATCTCTTATAGCATATAACTCAATCAAGAAATTTGGTGAGGACTAGAGTTGAAACTAGCAAGCCAAATTAATCAAGAAGGAAACAATGTGGTCACTCGTTCAACAATCAAGAACGAAGCTTTGTGGTCACTCGTTCGGCAAAATACTGCATGACTACAAGTTTTctaaatctatacatatataaaagttgagttttgggacGTTTTGAATAACTATTTTATGCATAGGGTGTAAATGCAATAAACAAAAAtgataggaatttatttggacGGTTATGCTGATAGGAATTAAATTGGTTAATTGATTACAATCATAatcatatactcctatatatttGGACGGTTATTGTGATGGGAATTTATTTCTCTAAGAATGCAACCATCGTTAGATAATTTCCTTCATCTTCCTTGGAATTTTTAGTGTTTCGGCAGTTATGGTCATTAGAAGTAACGTATCAATTAAAAGTAACGTAACAATAATTATGACATGCCCAAATTGCAATATATACACCAATGCTATAAAAAAACGTGCGGCATTtattactttatattttttacctATAAATATGTCTCATTTGCTATGTTTCTTTTTCACAACCTCATTAGCTTCTCCGGTtacattattttctcttcatttttcttattaagATAAAATGTTTTATGGAATTCACATTCCTTAATTCCTTAATGAGCTGCCGCCTAACAATATTGCATATGTCATCAAAGTAAGGTTTGTATGTGTTTTTCAGATGAATGTGAAATTACGCTATCACATTTAAATCTGATTTTGAGGATCATTCTCTGTTTGAGTTATGTTAGTTCACATTTAAACTTTTTCTTaatgttaatttattttattttattgttaactttgttttaatttctTCTGCTTGAGCTAAAATAgttctttttttacaaaaaaaaagtcatAGAATCTAACTGTCTATAATATTTTGAAGCTAATGTTTTGCACATTCGTTGTCAACTTCATCACTTTCATGTTTTTGGTGCAAAAAAACACAGCCAAAGTCAATGATTGGCAAAAGGAAGCAAAGAAGACGAATCACATTGTTCTTGCACACATGCATAAATCTTCAATTTGGAGATTAAATAGACTGGAGGAGAAAATGGGGTAGAAAACAGTAGGAGAGAGAAGTTGTGGCGCTATGATGGTGTATATTTGGTTGAGTTCGTGCTttactatttctttttctttattttactaTTCCTATTATTGTATAGTTAATGTTGTTTACTTAATGTTGttaatgaagtattttttattgttCTAATGTTAAGTTTTATTCGTATTTCTATGTGtgtcttttatttgttttgtgatttatcatttatctttttattgCAATATCATTGCCCACTTAACATTTTTAGGGTTTAGAGCCCATCTCAAATCAGTAGTATTGCACCCAAAAAGTCCCAAACTGAGAAAAATGGCAACTTAAAAGCCTTCCATATGAACTGATGTTAATATGCAAAAATGATCATCTCAAATCAGTAGTATAGCACCCAACGTCCCAATGTTATTATGCAAGAATAAAAACCTTATTAAATAGGATGttttaaatactaatatttcaTCAACGCAGTACCCTAGCATTAATTCATTTCCAGTAAACCATAATTGTTCTTACATATCAAGTAAAACAATTTATACCATTGTGTTTTATTTGGAAAAGTTGTCATTTCAATACAGTTCTCCATGTCAGATACAGTTTCATCAGAATATTTGATCTAGAATAATGTTAAATCAGATCAAGGATTTATCTTTCACAATTCATGAGCATGGAGTAAACTCCTGCATTATAGGAACCTTTTGAAGGAAAACGAAAACTTACTAAATCTGATGTGAAAAAACAAGAATAATGTTAATAGATCACAAAAGAAACCTACTACTTCTTAAGGGGAAAAGATTATCCATGAGATCATTAGAATCCTTTTTAGTGACAGAAAATTGAGTTGCTTTAGCCCAGTATTATTATGATAGAATTTTTATATCTACAACTAAATGATAAACAATAGATCTTCAATCAACTGCCAATATCCATCATTTTCGAGTATCAATGTATCCAACAAAAAATGTGAATTAGGGTATTTATGTCAATTACTAATAaaatagttataactaactttttaaaaatatctcaaaagtttaaatgcatataactatctcaatttaaattatgttttcacacaacatatatcaaattaaagataattttataatgattctAACGAGACCTcatttgcatatgttccgatgtcaaaatttaaaattttttttttagtttcgtATTTTTGTAGTGCCAGATTAATGTAAACATATctaataaaatatgtcaatataatacatataaaatgtcaattcgAAATTATGTTGACATATTCCAAGCATCACattgatatgtttaatacactatgttattttgatccaaaaccctaaatttaatagttcttttaaatttttaaatttaaataataataaacgaAATTACACCTGACAATTTATACACCATTAGATTTCTAAAATCGATGAAATTCTTAATGATAGCTGGTTGTATTCGCCTATTTTTGCAGTAATAGCTTGGGCCACCGCAGGATTAACCACATTTTATATGTTTCGCATCTATTTGCTTACTTTTGAAGGCCatttaaatattcattttcagaatTACAGCGGAAATCAAAATGCTTCTTTCTATTCTATATCTCTATGGGGTAAGGGatattcaaaaataattaataagaattttagtttattaagaaTGAATAATAATGAAagttattcttttttttctaaaaagaCATATCGAAGTCATCACAATGTAAGAAAAAAGAGAGGGGAACAATCAATTTTAAAACTGATTTTTAATAATCACAATCGGCAGTTTCATTTTATTGTTGGTGTTGGTGCTATTAACACATTATCCATCTTAATCACATTTAATGTCattatgaataataaaattaaaaggtaGGTAGCTGCCTTAAGAAGAAATATCGATTGGTCTGGTCTCCATTGTAACGTTTAATTTTCTCTTGACTCTACCATCATTATTCATTAATATAGGAATAAGAATGAATGAGAAGTCATTTGAATCAAAAAGACTCTTTGTATGAAACAAAGTAACGTCTCCCTATAAATACTTACTACCACCGGATAATTCTGCATGCGGTGGTGCCATTTCAATGGTGAATGCTTGGGATGATGATCTCGATTTTGCGGTCGAGATAATTGGGAAACGGCGGTGAGATATCGCTGCAGATCCCCAAATCCATGAGGATGATAATCCAGAGCGCTTTCTCGGCGGTGCAGCGCTGTGGACGCCGTTGATCCGAAGGGCGACGCGTTCTCTCTCTCCGATGAGAGATCGAAGAAGAAGTGATGCAAACCGGAAAGGTGTATTCTGttatttgaaatatttcttAGTTTAGATTGGAGGGGCGGGGGGGCTAATCGTGGTTCTTGAGCGGAGAAGAGTGGAAGGTTTCCAATGGAAATAGAGGTTGAAAGAAGCATCGACGGCGACGGAATTGGAGATGgatgtacaa from Salvia splendens isolate huo1 chromosome 9, SspV2, whole genome shotgun sequence includes:
- the LOC121749385 gene encoding disease resistance protein RPS2-like, encoding MRRKKFVLLLDDVWEGLDLEKIGIHAPSKDNGSKVVFTTHSMEVCSDMDTDCKLKVEAMANKRSEHEWRYAVEILHKTPSQVRGMEDVFNLLKFGYDNLGSDNLRSCLSYCSLFPEDYEIEKEQLIESWAGEGFLGNGSNLHIMGHAIIGSLKVACFLETGEDPSRVKLHDVVRSFLLWIVPEQRFIMQASQGLTEAPCGERWEQAERISLMDNQITKLSQSPHCPNLSTLLFHWNNGLSKFCDGFFQNMPALKVLDLSFTNIKELPPSICRLAAIHHLDLSGTKLTTLPRELGYHGWGMQTTATAADASELRLADLERLSSLDSLGFTATSFSDLHNVSRSRFLRGCIHYLHIKECEGLHQLPLSSYAGDDDQL